From a single bacterium genomic region:
- a CDS encoding glycosyltransferase family 39 protein, which translates to MKRLSIILSLLIIGAGFRLFVLELRPEGALLRAPDEPEYLEIGQNIWLGNGFSFDGEPTAYRDMLLPYTVAGVMTVSGGDFKPIFYLQLLLSLITGVFLYLVAAKRFTETTAYGVLTVWMLYPAAAVFSSLLLTETLFVFFWVLAIWLHDRLDDNGYAVRDALILGIVLGLLCLTRAAGAILLATVFIYVFLVRYETSFAVRAKAVSFVLIGALVVMLPWMIRNQIVMERFSLNTNGGINLLIGNNPYMNGGYLFDERVEGIIPREARTEAQRDVAAAHAAKEFVQGHWRDTFGMWATKFAYLWSTDMAMLAHFAPVRGSESLAETLREQPLGALILMAIPFAILVLLGLCGFYLVQKFPARGFFILQLSFAALAAFISYGLPRYHFPLMPAVILGAAAYYENQPWDKAPQWRRLMLLLAIGLFMGVWAYETVKIIGLM; encoded by the coding sequence ATGAAACGACTCTCTATCATTCTATCACTGCTGATTATCGGTGCGGGCTTTCGGTTGTTCGTACTGGAATTGCGCCCCGAAGGTGCGCTCCTGCGCGCACCCGACGAACCCGAGTATCTCGAAATCGGGCAGAATATCTGGTTGGGTAACGGGTTTTCATTTGATGGAGAACCAACCGCTTATCGAGACATGTTGTTGCCGTACACCGTCGCGGGAGTAATGACGGTCAGCGGAGGTGATTTCAAGCCGATATTTTACCTTCAGTTGTTGCTGAGTTTGATTACGGGAGTCTTTCTCTATCTTGTTGCTGCCAAACGATTCACGGAAACCACAGCGTATGGTGTATTAACGGTTTGGATGCTTTACCCGGCGGCAGCGGTCTTCAGCTCGCTGCTGTTGACAGAAACGTTGTTTGTGTTTTTCTGGGTTTTGGCAATCTGGTTGCACGACAGGCTTGATGACAATGGTTATGCTGTGCGCGATGCGTTGATTCTTGGCATAGTCCTGGGATTGTTGTGTTTGACTCGCGCCGCCGGTGCAATTCTGCTCGCAACTGTCTTCATCTATGTCTTTCTGGTTCGATATGAAACGTCTTTCGCCGTTCGAGCCAAAGCCGTCTCATTCGTTTTAATCGGTGCGCTTGTCGTCATGCTGCCGTGGATGATTCGCAACCAAATAGTGATGGAACGATTCTCGCTGAACACTAACGGCGGAATCAATCTCCTGATTGGCAACAATCCCTACATGAACGGCGGTTATCTCTTTGACGAACGAGTTGAAGGAATCATTCCCCGGGAAGCACGCACCGAAGCTCAGCGCGACGTTGCCGCCGCACACGCCGCCAAGGAGTTCGTGCAGGGACACTGGCGCGACACCTTTGGCATGTGGGCAACTAAGTTTGCTTACCTTTGGTCAACAGACATGGCGATGCTCGCGCACTTCGCTCCCGTACGCGGCTCCGAATCATTGGCGGAGACTCTGCGCGAGCAGCCGCTCGGTGCGCTAATCTTGATGGCCATACCGTTTGCGATTCTCGTCCTCCTCGGCCTGTGCGGATTCTATCTCGTGCAAAAGTTCCCTGCCAGAGGATTCTTTATTCTCCAACTCTCATTTGCCGCGCTTGCCGCATTTATCAGTTACGGTCTGCCGCGTTATCACTTCCCGCTTATGCCCGCAGTCATTCTTGGCGCCGCCGCCTACTATGAGAATCAGCCGTGGGACAAGGCTCCTCAATGGCGCAGGCTCATGCTCCTGCTCGCTATCGGATTGTTCATGGGGGTATGGGCCTACGAGACCGTGAAAATCATCGGATTGATGTAG